In Struthio camelus isolate bStrCam1 chromosome 22, bStrCam1.hap1, whole genome shotgun sequence, one DNA window encodes the following:
- the PRDM10 gene encoding PR domain zinc finger protein 10 isoform X8, translating to MNPTNLSVLGNVAESPQQVALEQGPQADRASLPVHNQGLPPMEAVDGSDPLAPLQNQMGRMETKEEDEEDEDEDEDGEDTDLDEWDPDPPRPFDPNDLWCEECNNAHPSVCPKHGPLHPIPNRPVLTRARASLPLVLYIDRFLGGVFSKRRIPKRTQFGPVEGPLVRQTELKDCYIHLKVSLDKGDRKDRDLQEDLWFELSSEALCNWMMFVRPAQNHLEQNLVAYQYGHHIYYTTIKNVEPKQELKVWYAASYAEFVNQKIHDISEEERKVLREQEKNWPCYECNRRFMSSEQLQQHLNSHDEKLDFFSRARGRGRGRGKRRFGPGRRPGRPPKFMRMEVTSENGEKCEEGTQDLLHFSSKGQFDEAGQTTLNGLEQQEQTPVPSETQSALDQQSESHPLQIQPQHDESTVPTQSTMTADDMRRAKRIRNAALQHLFIRKSFRPFKCLQCGKAFREKDKLDQHLRFHGREGNCPLTCDICNKGFINSSALESHMKFHMDQKTYSCIFCPESFDRLDLLKDHVAIHVNDGYFTCPTCKKRFPDFIQVKKHVRSFHSEKIYQCTECDKAFCRPDKLRLHMLRHSDRKDFLCSTCGKQFKRKDKLREHMQRMHNPEREAKKADRISRSKTFKPRIASTDYESFMFKCRLCMMGFRRRGMLVNHLSKRHPDMKIEEVPELTLPIIKPNRDYFCQYCDKVYKSASKRKAHILKNHPGAELPPSIRKLRPAGPGEPDPMLSTHTQLTGTIATPPVCCPHCSKQYSSKTKMVQHIRKKHPEFAQLPNTIHAPLATAVISSTPAVLTTDSTTGETVVTTDLLTQAMTELSQTLTTDYRTPQGDYQRIQYIPVSQSTSGLQQPQHIQLQVVQVAQATSPHQSQHSTVDVGQLHDPQTYTQHAIQVQHIQVTEPSPATQSSSQVGSQPLSPSSQPSQQELSPSQMQTTTSTQNPALQQQQGSSVQHTYLPSTWNSFRSYSSEIQMMAIPQGQYVIAETAVGTPVTTVNTGQVKAVTQTHYVISEGQPDLDVKQNSSLSSEVQVGVSQPSAHTDTLESQTSNQQQTTQYIITTTTNGNGGSEVHITKPRTFSAEHE from the exons atGAATCCCACCAACCTGTCCGTGCTCGGCAACGTTGCCGAATCCCCCCAGCAAGTGGCTCTGGAGCAGGGTCCACAAGCAGATAGA GCATCGCTACCGGTGCATAACCAGGGGTTACCTCCTATGGAGGCAGTGGATGGTTCTGACCCTTTAGCACCTTTGCAGAATCAAATGGGAAGGATGGAAAcaaaagaggaagatgaggaagatgaggatgaggatgaagatGGGGAGGACACTGACCTGGATGAATGGGATCCAGATCCACCTCGACCTTTTGATCCCAATGATCTCT GGTGCGAAGAGTGTAATAACGCACATCCCTCTGTGTGTCCAAAACACGGACCTCTGCATCCAATCCCAAACCGGCCTGTGCTGACCAGGGCAAGAGCCAGCCTCCCCCTGGTGCTGTATATAGACAGATTTCTGGGAGGTGTGTTCTCCAAAAGGCGTATCCCTAAACGCACGCAGTTTGGACCTGTGGAAGGACCCCTGGTTAGACAAACTGAACTCAAAGACTGCTACATCCATTTGAAG GTGTCTCTTGATAAGGGTGACAGAAAAGACAGAGATTTGCAAGAGGACCTATGGTTTGAACTCTCTAGTGAGGCTCTCTGTAACTGGATGATGTTTGTGCGTCCAGCTCAGAACCATTTGGAGCAGAACCTGGTAGCATATCAGTATGGCCACCATATTTATTATACAACAATTAAAAACGTGGAGCCCAAGCAGGAACTCAAG GTGTGGTATGCTGCCTCTTACGCAGAGTTTGTGAACCAGAAGATCCATGACATAtctgaagaggaaaggaagg TTCTCAGAGAGCAAGAAAAGAACTGGCCGTGTTACGAGTGCAATCGTCGTTTCATGAGCTCAGAGCAACTCCAACAGCATCTCAACTCCCACGATGAGAAGCTGGACTTCTTCAGCAG AGCCAGAGGCAGAGGTCGTGGGCGAGGAAAGAGGAGGTTTGGACCAGGCAGACGCCCGGGGCGCCCGCCCAAATTCATGCGTATGGAAGTAACCAGTGAAAACGGAGAAAAGTGTGAAGAAGGGACACAG GACTTGCTGCATTTTTCCAGCAAGGGGCAGTTTGATGAGGCCGGACAAACTACGCTGAATGGCCTGGAGCAGCAGGAACAGACTCCAGTGCCATCAGAGACGCAGTCGGCCCTGGATCAGCAGTCAGAAAGCCACCCACTGCAAATCCAGCCGCAGCATGATGAGAGCACGGTGCCTACGCAGAGCACCATGACAGCAGATGACATGAGGCGAGCAAAGCGTATCAGG AATGCGGCTCTTCAGCATCTGTTCATACGGAAATCCTTTCGGCCGTTCAAATGCCTGCAGTGTGGGAAGGCCTTCCGGGAAAAGGACAAGCTGGATCAGCACTTGCGGTTTCATGGACGGGAAGGGAACTGCCCTTTGACCTGTGATATCTGCAACAAGGGCTTCATCAACAGCAGTGCTCTTGAGAGCCACATGAAGTTCCACATGGACCAGAAAACATACTCTTGCATTTTCTGTCCTGAGTCCTTTGACCGCTTGGATCTGCTCAAAGATCACGTGGCCATCCATGTCAACGATGGCTATTTCACCTGCCCTACCTGTAAAAAGCGCTTTCCAGATTTTATCCAG GTAAAGAAACATGTACGCAGTTTCCATTCAGAAAAGATTTATCAGTGTACGGAATGTGACAAGGCTTTCTGCCGTCCCGACAAGCTGCGACTCCATATGTTGCGACACTCGGACCGCAAAGACTTCCTGTGCTCCACATGTGGCAAGCAGTTCAAG AGGAAAGACAAGCTACGAGAGCACATGCAGAGAATGCACAACCCAGAAAGAGAGGCCAAGAAAGCTGATCGAATCAGCCGCTCAAAAACCTTCAAGCCTCGAATAGCTTCCACCGACTATGAGAGCTTCATGTTCAAGTGTCGACTGTGCATGATGGGCTTCCGCCGGAGGGGGATGTTG gTGAATCATTTATCAAAGAGACATCCAGACATGAAAATAGAAGAGGTGCCAGAACTCACATTGCCTATCATCAAGCCCAACAGAGATTACTTCTGTCAGTACTGTGATAAG GTGTACAAAAGTGCCAGCAAGCGCAAAGCACATATCCTGAAGAACCATCCGGGTGCTGAGTTACCTCCAAGCATCCGGAAGCTGCGCCCTgcaggcccaggagagccagaTCCGATGCTTAGCACCCACACCCAGCTGACGGGCACCATAGCCACTCCTCCGGTCTGCTGTCCTCACTGTTCCAAACAGTACAGCAGCAAG ACAAAGATGGTACAACACATTCGCAAGAAGCACCCGGAGTTTGCTCAGCTCCCTAACACAATACACGCACCACTGGCAACAGCTGTCATCAGTTCCACTCCTGCTGTTCTAACCACTGACAGCACTACCGGAGAGACCGTTGTG ACGACAGATTTACTGACCCAAGCGATGACAGAGCTGTCTCAGACCCTCACAACAGACTATCGAACTCCACAGGGAGATTACCAGCGAATCCAGTACATCCCTGTGTCTCAGTCCACAAGTGGCTTGCAGCAGCCTCAGCATATTCAGCTGCAGGTTGTTCAAGTGGCTCAG GCTACCTCACCTCACCAGTCCCAGCACTCCACAGTGGACGTCGGGCAGCTTCATGATCCCCAGACATATACCCAGCATGCTATCCAGGTGCAGCACATCCAGGTCACAGAGCCATCCCCAGCAACTCAGTCATCATCGCAG GTTGGGAGTCAGCCATTGAGTCCCTCCTCGCAGCCATCTCAGCAGGAACTCAGCCCCTCACAGATGCAGACAACTACATCTACACAAAACCCAgccctccagcagcagcaaggtTCTTCAGTCCAGCACACGTATCTTCCCAGCACGTGGAACTCATTTCGGAGCTATT CATCCGAGATTCAGATGATGGCCATTCCCCAAGGCCAGTACGTGATTGCAGAGACAGCTGTAGGTACGCCTGTTACGACTGTTAACACGGGGCAAGTGAAAGCGGTTACCCAG ACTCACTATGTGATATCTGAAGGTCAGCCTGATCTGGATGTCAAACAAAACTCTTCGCTCTCCAGTGAGGTACAGGTCGGTGTTTCCCAGCCATCAGCCCACACTGATACCTTGGAATCTCAAACGAGTAATCAGCAGCAGACCACCCAGTACATAATCACTACAACCACCAATGGGAACGGGGGCAGTGAAGTGCACATCACTAAACCAAGAACTTTCTCAGCAGAGCATGAATGA
- the PRDM10 gene encoding PR domain zinc finger protein 10 isoform X4, which produces MEHHSREEMDSKEESPQVWADSAEQEQNTAQVHFVPEGGAVAQIVYSDDQDRPSQQVVYTADGTSYTSVDTSEHTLVYIHPVEATQTLFTDPSQVAYVQQDTTTQQASLPVHNQGLPPMEAVDGSDPLAPLQNQMGRMETKEEDEEDEDEDEDGEDTDLDEWDPDPPRPFDPNDLWCEECNNAHPSVCPKHGPLHPIPNRPVLTRARASLPLVLYIDRFLGGVFSKRRIPKRTQFGPVEGPLVRQTELKDCYIHLKVSLDKGDRKDRDLQEDLWFELSSEALCNWMMFVRPAQNHLEQNLVAYQYGHHIYYTTIKNVEPKQELKVWYAASYAEFVNQKIHDISEEERKVLREQEKNWPCYECNRRFMSSEQLQQHLNSHDEKLDFFSRARGRGRGRGKRRFGPGRRPGRPPKFMRMEVTSENGEKCEEGTQDLLHFSSKGQFDEAGQTTLNGLEQQEQTPVPSETQSALDQQSESHPLQIQPQHDESTVPTQSTMTADDMRRAKRIRNAALQHLFIRKSFRPFKCLQCGKAFREKDKLDQHLRFHGREGNCPLTCDICNKGFINSSALESHMKFHMDQKTYSCIFCPESFDRLDLLKDHVAIHVNDGYFTCPTCKKRFPDFIQVKKHVRSFHSEKIYQCTECDKAFCRPDKLRLHMLRHSDRKDFLCSTCGKQFKRKDKLREHMQRMHNPEREAKKADRISRSKTFKPRIASTDYESFMFKCRLCMMGFRRRGMLVNHLSKRHPDMKIEEVPELTLPIIKPNRDYFCQYCDKVYKSASKRKAHILKNHPGAELPPSIRKLRPAGPGEPDPMLSTHTQLTGTIATPPVCCPHCSKQYSSKTKMVQHIRKKHPEFAQLPNTIHAPLATAVISSTPAVLTTDSTTGETVVTTDLLTQAMTELSQTLTTDYRTPQGDYQRIQYIPVSQSTSGLQQPQHIQLQVVQVAQATSPHQSQHSTVDVGQLHDPQTYTQHAIQVQHIQVTEPSPATQSSSQVGSQPLSPSSQPSQQELSPSQMQTTTSTQNPALQQQQGSSVQHTYLPSTWNSFRSYSSEIQMMAIPQGQYVIAETAVGTPVTTVNTGQVKAVTQTHYVISEGQPDLDVKQNSSLSSEVQVGVSQPSAHTDTLESQTSNQQQTTQYIITTTTNGNGGSEVHITKPRTFSAEHE; this is translated from the exons GCATCGCTACCGGTGCATAACCAGGGGTTACCTCCTATGGAGGCAGTGGATGGTTCTGACCCTTTAGCACCTTTGCAGAATCAAATGGGAAGGATGGAAAcaaaagaggaagatgaggaagatgaggatgaggatgaagatGGGGAGGACACTGACCTGGATGAATGGGATCCAGATCCACCTCGACCTTTTGATCCCAATGATCTCT GGTGCGAAGAGTGTAATAACGCACATCCCTCTGTGTGTCCAAAACACGGACCTCTGCATCCAATCCCAAACCGGCCTGTGCTGACCAGGGCAAGAGCCAGCCTCCCCCTGGTGCTGTATATAGACAGATTTCTGGGAGGTGTGTTCTCCAAAAGGCGTATCCCTAAACGCACGCAGTTTGGACCTGTGGAAGGACCCCTGGTTAGACAAACTGAACTCAAAGACTGCTACATCCATTTGAAG GTGTCTCTTGATAAGGGTGACAGAAAAGACAGAGATTTGCAAGAGGACCTATGGTTTGAACTCTCTAGTGAGGCTCTCTGTAACTGGATGATGTTTGTGCGTCCAGCTCAGAACCATTTGGAGCAGAACCTGGTAGCATATCAGTATGGCCACCATATTTATTATACAACAATTAAAAACGTGGAGCCCAAGCAGGAACTCAAG GTGTGGTATGCTGCCTCTTACGCAGAGTTTGTGAACCAGAAGATCCATGACATAtctgaagaggaaaggaagg TTCTCAGAGAGCAAGAAAAGAACTGGCCGTGTTACGAGTGCAATCGTCGTTTCATGAGCTCAGAGCAACTCCAACAGCATCTCAACTCCCACGATGAGAAGCTGGACTTCTTCAGCAG AGCCAGAGGCAGAGGTCGTGGGCGAGGAAAGAGGAGGTTTGGACCAGGCAGACGCCCGGGGCGCCCGCCCAAATTCATGCGTATGGAAGTAACCAGTGAAAACGGAGAAAAGTGTGAAGAAGGGACACAG GACTTGCTGCATTTTTCCAGCAAGGGGCAGTTTGATGAGGCCGGACAAACTACGCTGAATGGCCTGGAGCAGCAGGAACAGACTCCAGTGCCATCAGAGACGCAGTCGGCCCTGGATCAGCAGTCAGAAAGCCACCCACTGCAAATCCAGCCGCAGCATGATGAGAGCACGGTGCCTACGCAGAGCACCATGACAGCAGATGACATGAGGCGAGCAAAGCGTATCAGG AATGCGGCTCTTCAGCATCTGTTCATACGGAAATCCTTTCGGCCGTTCAAATGCCTGCAGTGTGGGAAGGCCTTCCGGGAAAAGGACAAGCTGGATCAGCACTTGCGGTTTCATGGACGGGAAGGGAACTGCCCTTTGACCTGTGATATCTGCAACAAGGGCTTCATCAACAGCAGTGCTCTTGAGAGCCACATGAAGTTCCACATGGACCAGAAAACATACTCTTGCATTTTCTGTCCTGAGTCCTTTGACCGCTTGGATCTGCTCAAAGATCACGTGGCCATCCATGTCAACGATGGCTATTTCACCTGCCCTACCTGTAAAAAGCGCTTTCCAGATTTTATCCAG GTAAAGAAACATGTACGCAGTTTCCATTCAGAAAAGATTTATCAGTGTACGGAATGTGACAAGGCTTTCTGCCGTCCCGACAAGCTGCGACTCCATATGTTGCGACACTCGGACCGCAAAGACTTCCTGTGCTCCACATGTGGCAAGCAGTTCAAG AGGAAAGACAAGCTACGAGAGCACATGCAGAGAATGCACAACCCAGAAAGAGAGGCCAAGAAAGCTGATCGAATCAGCCGCTCAAAAACCTTCAAGCCTCGAATAGCTTCCACCGACTATGAGAGCTTCATGTTCAAGTGTCGACTGTGCATGATGGGCTTCCGCCGGAGGGGGATGTTG gTGAATCATTTATCAAAGAGACATCCAGACATGAAAATAGAAGAGGTGCCAGAACTCACATTGCCTATCATCAAGCCCAACAGAGATTACTTCTGTCAGTACTGTGATAAG GTGTACAAAAGTGCCAGCAAGCGCAAAGCACATATCCTGAAGAACCATCCGGGTGCTGAGTTACCTCCAAGCATCCGGAAGCTGCGCCCTgcaggcccaggagagccagaTCCGATGCTTAGCACCCACACCCAGCTGACGGGCACCATAGCCACTCCTCCGGTCTGCTGTCCTCACTGTTCCAAACAGTACAGCAGCAAG ACAAAGATGGTACAACACATTCGCAAGAAGCACCCGGAGTTTGCTCAGCTCCCTAACACAATACACGCACCACTGGCAACAGCTGTCATCAGTTCCACTCCTGCTGTTCTAACCACTGACAGCACTACCGGAGAGACCGTTGTG ACGACAGATTTACTGACCCAAGCGATGACAGAGCTGTCTCAGACCCTCACAACAGACTATCGAACTCCACAGGGAGATTACCAGCGAATCCAGTACATCCCTGTGTCTCAGTCCACAAGTGGCTTGCAGCAGCCTCAGCATATTCAGCTGCAGGTTGTTCAAGTGGCTCAG GCTACCTCACCTCACCAGTCCCAGCACTCCACAGTGGACGTCGGGCAGCTTCATGATCCCCAGACATATACCCAGCATGCTATCCAGGTGCAGCACATCCAGGTCACAGAGCCATCCCCAGCAACTCAGTCATCATCGCAG GTTGGGAGTCAGCCATTGAGTCCCTCCTCGCAGCCATCTCAGCAGGAACTCAGCCCCTCACAGATGCAGACAACTACATCTACACAAAACCCAgccctccagcagcagcaaggtTCTTCAGTCCAGCACACGTATCTTCCCAGCACGTGGAACTCATTTCGGAGCTATT CATCCGAGATTCAGATGATGGCCATTCCCCAAGGCCAGTACGTGATTGCAGAGACAGCTGTAGGTACGCCTGTTACGACTGTTAACACGGGGCAAGTGAAAGCGGTTACCCAG ACTCACTATGTGATATCTGAAGGTCAGCCTGATCTGGATGTCAAACAAAACTCTTCGCTCTCCAGTGAGGTACAGGTCGGTGTTTCCCAGCCATCAGCCCACACTGATACCTTGGAATCTCAAACGAGTAATCAGCAGCAGACCACCCAGTACATAATCACTACAACCACCAATGGGAACGGGGGCAGTGAAGTGCACATCACTAAACCAAGAACTTTCTCAGCAGAGCATGAATGA